From the Gammaproteobacteria bacterium genome, one window contains:
- a CDS encoding cold-shock protein, translating to MATGTVKWFNESKGYGFITPDDGGDDLFAHFSAIQAKGFKTLAENQKVSFDVTTGPKGKQAANIQPM from the coding sequence TGGTTTAACGAATCCAAGGGCTATGGCTTCATAACGCCCGATGACGGAGGCGATGATCTGTTTGCGCATTTCTCCGCGATTCAGGCCAAAGGCTTCAAAACGCTGGCCGAAAACCAGAAAGTGTCTTTTGATGTAACCACCGGCCCCAAGGGCAAGCAGGCTGCAAACATTCAGCCGATGTAA
- a CDS encoding CBS domain-containing protein, which produces MSQSFHPLPTQALATDTVVFRYRQGLPVSVSMDATALDVMTDLLRVKVFTVAPETPIDDALQKMIHAEVRLLIVTGYADSVLGVITATDIMGERPIAISSAERVPHSAIRVEQVMTARDEIGALRMKDVERASVGDIVATLRGAGRQHAIVLDQDDRGKAILRGIFSTTQIAKLLGVALEADGKAQSFAELERALQA; this is translated from the coding sequence ATGTCGCAATCATTTCATCCGCTGCCAACTCAGGCGCTGGCGACGGATACCGTTGTATTTCGATACCGGCAGGGGTTGCCGGTGTCCGTTAGCATGGATGCCACCGCACTGGATGTGATGACCGATCTGCTGCGCGTCAAGGTGTTTACGGTCGCGCCGGAAACACCGATCGATGATGCTTTGCAGAAGATGATTCATGCCGAGGTGCGACTGTTGATAGTGACTGGTTACGCGGACTCGGTGCTGGGTGTTATCACGGCTACCGACATTATGGGCGAGCGCCCGATCGCCATCAGTTCGGCCGAGCGCGTTCCGCATAGCGCCATTCGCGTGGAACAGGTCATGACCGCACGGGACGAAATCGGCGCGCTGCGCATGAAAGATGTCGAGCGAGCGTCCGTCGGCGATATTGTAGCGACCCTACGCGGCGCGGGCCGTCAGCACGCGATCGTGCTGGATCAGGACGACCGCGGCAAAGCCATACTGCGGGGCATCTTTTCCACCACGCAGATTGCGAAGCTCCTTGGTGTGGCTCTCGAAGCGGATGGCAAGGCGCAGAGTTTCGCGGAACTTGAACGCGCGTTGCAGGCCTGA